Proteins co-encoded in one Malus sylvestris chromosome 9, drMalSylv7.2, whole genome shotgun sequence genomic window:
- the LOC126583961 gene encoding COBRA-like protein 4 isoform X1 produces MRQPLAAYDPLDPNGNITVKWDIMSWTPDGYVAVVTMNNFQTYRHIMSPGWTLGWMWARKEVIWAAVGAEATKQGDCSWFKGNIPHCCKKTPTVVDLLPGAPYNQQFTNCCKGGVVSAWGQDPSTAVSSFQLSVGSAGTTKRTVRPPKNFTLLGPGPGYTCGRARVVPSTIFLSPDRRRRTQALMTWNVTCTYSQLLAKKYPSCCVSLSSFYNSTVVPCPSCTCGCHDKSNCVQSGSKIVSTVEDDATEKSNVQPLPQCTRHMCPVRVHWHVMLNYKDYWSVKVSITNFNYRMNYTLWTLVIQHPNFINVTQVFSFDYKPLVAYDSINDTGMFYGLKFYNDHLMEAGKFGHVQSEMLLKKDKNTFTLREGWAFPRKVYFNGDEGQLPPPDVYPFLPNSAHETLLSFSPLISSFTFLFIVIW; encoded by the exons ATGCGACAACCATTAG CTGCATATGATCCTTTGGATCCGAATGGAAACATAACAGTAAAATGGGATATCATGTCTTGGACACCAGATGGTTATGTG GCGGTTGTTACCATGAACAATTTCCAAACGTACCGGCACATCATGAGCCCGGGGTGGACGTTAGGGTGGATGTGGGCTAGAAAAGAAGTGATATGGGCGGCGGTGGGAGCTGAAGCCACGAAACAAGGTGACTGCTCCTGGTTCAAAGGGAACATACCTCATTGTTGCAAGAAAACCCCCACCGTTGTGGACTTGCTTCCTGGTGCTCCTTACAACCAGCAATTCACAAATTGCTGCAAAGGTGGCGTGGTGTCTGCGTGGGGCCAAGACCCATCGACCGCGGTCTCATCCTTCCAGCTCAGTGTTGGATCAGCCGGCACTACAAAACGGACAGTCAGACCTCCTAAGAACTTCACGCTGCTAGGCCCCGGACCAGGGTACACCTGTGGCAGGGCAAGAGTTGTGCCTTCCACAATATTTTTGTCACCTGACCGACGCCGCAGGACTCAAGCTTTGA TGACATGGAACGTGACCTGCACATATTCACAACTTCTGGCCAAAAAGTACCCAAGCTGTTGTGTCTCTCTCTCGTCTTTTTACAATTCCACAGTCGTTCCTTgcccttcttgcacttgtggTTGCCACGACAAGAGCAATTGCGTCCA aaGTGGTTCCAAAATTGTTAGCACGGTGGAAGATGACGCTACAGAGAAAAGCAATGTGCAGCCGCTACCGCAGTGCACACGCCACATGTGTCCGGTGAGAGTGCACTGGCATGTGATGCTGAATTACAAGGACTATTGGAGCGTGAAGGTGTCGATTACAAACTTCAACTATCGGATGAACTACACGCTTTGGACTCTGGTAATTCAGCATCCTAATTTCATCAACGTCACGCAAGTTTTCAGCTTTGATTACAAGCCTCTCGTTGCTTACGACTCTATAA ATGACACTGGCATGTTTTATGGCTTGAAATTCTACAATGACCACTTAATGGAAGCCGGGAAATTTGGGCACGTTCAGTCGGAGATGCTGCTTAAAAAGGACAAGAATACCTTCACTTTGAGGGAGGGGTGGGCATTTCCTCGCAAAGTTTACTTCAATGGCGATGAGGGCCAGTTGCCTCCACCTGATGTCTACCCGTTTCTTCCCAATTCTGCCCATGAAACTCTACTCTCCTTCTCACCGTTGATTTCGTCATTCACTTTCTTGTTCATAGTTATTTGGTGA
- the LOC126583961 gene encoding COBRA-like protein 4 isoform X2, producing MIRVSDRGEMRSLVSVLFFLAMFSCATAYDPLDPNGNITVKWDIMSWTPDGYVAVVTMNNFQTYRHIMSPGWTLGWMWARKEVIWAAVGAEATKQGDCSWFKGNIPHCCKKTPTVVDLLPGAPYNQQFTNCCKGGVVSAWGQDPSTAVSSFQLSVGSAGTTKRTVRPPKNFTLLGPGPGYTCGRARVVPSTIFLSPDRRRRTQALMTWNVTCTYSQLLAKKYPSCCVSLSSFYNSTVVPCPSCTCGCHDKSNCVQSGSKIVSTVEDDATEKSNVQPLPQCTRHMCPVRVHWHVMLNYKDYWSVKVSITNFNYRMNYTLWTLVIQHPNFINVTQVFSFDYKPLVAYDSINDTGMFYGLKFYNDHLMEAGKFGHVQSEMLLKKDKNTFTLREGWAFPRKVYFNGDEGQLPPPDVYPFLPNSAHETLLSFSPLISSFTFLFIVIW from the exons ATGATTAGGGTTTCGGACCGGGGAGAGATGAGAAGTTTGGTGTCAGTTCTCTTCTTTCTTGCTATGTTTTCATGTGCCA CTGCATATGATCCTTTGGATCCGAATGGAAACATAACAGTAAAATGGGATATCATGTCTTGGACACCAGATGGTTATGTG GCGGTTGTTACCATGAACAATTTCCAAACGTACCGGCACATCATGAGCCCGGGGTGGACGTTAGGGTGGATGTGGGCTAGAAAAGAAGTGATATGGGCGGCGGTGGGAGCTGAAGCCACGAAACAAGGTGACTGCTCCTGGTTCAAAGGGAACATACCTCATTGTTGCAAGAAAACCCCCACCGTTGTGGACTTGCTTCCTGGTGCTCCTTACAACCAGCAATTCACAAATTGCTGCAAAGGTGGCGTGGTGTCTGCGTGGGGCCAAGACCCATCGACCGCGGTCTCATCCTTCCAGCTCAGTGTTGGATCAGCCGGCACTACAAAACGGACAGTCAGACCTCCTAAGAACTTCACGCTGCTAGGCCCCGGACCAGGGTACACCTGTGGCAGGGCAAGAGTTGTGCCTTCCACAATATTTTTGTCACCTGACCGACGCCGCAGGACTCAAGCTTTGA TGACATGGAACGTGACCTGCACATATTCACAACTTCTGGCCAAAAAGTACCCAAGCTGTTGTGTCTCTCTCTCGTCTTTTTACAATTCCACAGTCGTTCCTTgcccttcttgcacttgtggTTGCCACGACAAGAGCAATTGCGTCCA aaGTGGTTCCAAAATTGTTAGCACGGTGGAAGATGACGCTACAGAGAAAAGCAATGTGCAGCCGCTACCGCAGTGCACACGCCACATGTGTCCGGTGAGAGTGCACTGGCATGTGATGCTGAATTACAAGGACTATTGGAGCGTGAAGGTGTCGATTACAAACTTCAACTATCGGATGAACTACACGCTTTGGACTCTGGTAATTCAGCATCCTAATTTCATCAACGTCACGCAAGTTTTCAGCTTTGATTACAAGCCTCTCGTTGCTTACGACTCTATAA ATGACACTGGCATGTTTTATGGCTTGAAATTCTACAATGACCACTTAATGGAAGCCGGGAAATTTGGGCACGTTCAGTCGGAGATGCTGCTTAAAAAGGACAAGAATACCTTCACTTTGAGGGAGGGGTGGGCATTTCCTCGCAAAGTTTACTTCAATGGCGATGAGGGCCAGTTGCCTCCACCTGATGTCTACCCGTTTCTTCCCAATTCTGCCCATGAAACTCTACTCTCCTTCTCACCGTTGATTTCGTCATTCACTTTCTTGTTCATAGTTATTTGGTGA
- the LOC126583971 gene encoding uncharacterized protein LOC126583971: MGRWVRPEVYPLMAAMTFVTSLCAFQLTRNMFLNPEVRINKAHRRMAVLENEEEGEKYAEHGLRKFLRTRPPEIMPTINHFFSQEK, from the exons ATGGGGCGTTGGGTTAGGCCTGAG GTGTATCCGTTAATGGCTGCGATGACATTTGTTACAAGCTTGTGCGCATTTCAGCTTACACGGAACATGTTCCTCAACCCTGAAGTCAG AATCAACAAAGCTCACCGTCGAATGGCGGTgcttgaaaatgaagaagagggagagaagTACGCCGAGCACGGGCTCCGGAAGTTCCTCCGCACACGGCCACCGGAGATCATGCCTACCATCAACCACTTCTTCtctcaagaaaaataa
- the LOC126583962 gene encoding PI-PLC X domain-containing protein At5g67130-like, which yields MKTLHHFLVATCNMKTLQNLGFTQQNLVLLVTVFAAVLSIGQCKLLDECSTDADCEAGLLCGSCPQGFSGTRCIRSAITDQFKLLNNSLPFNKYAFLTTHNAFAIDGEPSHTGIPRVTFNNQEETVTQQLSGGVRALMLDTYDFKDDVWLCHSFKGECHDFTAFGPAIDTLKEVEAFLSANPSEIVTLILEDYVEAPNGLTKVFDASGLKKYWFPVTSMPKTGQDWPLVSDMVAKNQRLLVFTSKKAKEQSEGIAYQWNYMVENQYGDDGMKDGCSNRGESSTLDDKTKSLVLVNYFASVPIKKGSCVDNSGNLINMLYTCHGAAGNRWANFVAVDFYKRSDGGGSFRALDNLNGELLCGCNDVHACVPGSPPGSCKP from the exons ATGAAGACTCTGCATCACTTTTTGGTTGCAACTTGCAACATGAAGACTCTGCAGAACTTAGGGTTTACTCAGCAGAACCTCGTTTTGTTAGTCACGGTTTTCGCAGCGGTTTTAAGCATTGGACAGTGCAAG CTTTTGGACGAATGCTCGACGGACGCCGATTGTGAGGCCGGACTTCTCTGCGGGTCTTGCCCACAAGGCTTCTCAGGCACTAGATGTATAAGATCAGCCATTACAGATCAGTTCAAACTATTG AACAATTCTCTGCCGTTCAACAAGTATGCGTTTTTGACAACCCACAATGCCTTTGCAATTGACGGAGAGCCATCTCATACTGGAATTCCTCGCGTTACCTTCAACAATCAAGAAGAAACTGTCACTCAACAGCTCAGT GGTGGAGTTCGAGCCTTGATGCTGGATACGTATGATTTTAAGGACGATGTGTGGTTGTGCCATTCTTTTAAAGGAGAATGCCATGACTTTACTGCATTT GGACCAGCTATAGATACCCTGAAGGAAGTTGAAGCATTTTTATCAGCCAACCCATCAGAAATTGTGACATTGATATTAGAGGACTATGTGGAAGCTCCAAATGGATTGACAAAGGTCTTCGACGCTTCCGGGTTGAAGAAATATTGGTTTCCAGTGACAAGCATGCCCAAAACTGGCCAGGACTGGCCACTAGTTAGTGACATGGTTGCCAAGAACCAAAGGCTACTTGTGTTTACTTCAAAAAAAGCCAAGGAACAATCCGAAGGAATCGCTTACCAGTGGAACTACATGGTTGAAAACCAAT ATGGGGATGATGGAATGAAGGACGGTTGTTCAAATAGAGGAGAATCATCAACTCTTGATGACAAGACCAAATCTTTggttttggtgaattattttgcTTCTGTTCCCATTAAGAAAGGCAGTTGCGTAGATAACTCTGGGAATCTGATTAACATGCTTTACACTTGTCATGGTGCTGCTGGCAACAGATGGGCTAACTTTGTTGCTGTTGATTTTTACAAG AGAAGTGATGGAGGAGGATCGTTTCGAGCTTTAGACAATCTCAATGGGGAGCTCTTGTGTGGATGTAACGATGTACATGCATGTGTG CCAGGATCACCTCCAGGGTCTTGCAAGCCATAG
- the LOC126583959 gene encoding cytochrome P450 85A-like: MAVFMVVVLCFLCLLCICSALLRWNEVRYRKKGLPPGTMGWPVFGETTEFLKQGPNFMKNQRARYGSFFKSHILGCPTVVSMDPEVNRYILMNEAKGLVPGYPQSMLDILGKCNIAAVHGSTHKYMRGALLALINPTMIRDQILPKIDEFMRSHLTGWDNQVINIQEKTKEMALLSSLKQIAGIESSSITPAFKTEFFKLVLGTISLPIDLPGTNYCRGFQARKNIVNMLEKLIEERRASKEVHQDMLGCLLRSDENKNKLSDEEIIDMVVTILYSGYETVSTTSMMAVKYLHDHPKVLEELRKEHLAIREKKNPEDPIDWNDLKSMKFTRAVIFETSRLATIVNGVLRKTTQDMELNGYLIPKGWRIYVYTREINYDSFLYPEPLTFNPWRWLDRSLESSTFFFIFGGGTRLCPGKELGIAEISTFLHYFVTRYRWEEVGGDKLMKFPRVEAPNGLHLRVSSY; this comes from the exons ATGGCTGTCTTCATGGTAGTGGTTCTCTGTTTCCTCTGTTTGCTCTGCATCTGCTCTGCTCTTCTCAGATGGAATGAAGTTAGATACAGAAAGAAAGGCCTCCCTCCAGGCACAATGGGTTGGCCAGTCTTTGGTGAAACCACTGAGTTTCTCAAACAAGGTCCAAACTTCATGAAAAACCAGAGAGCAAG GTATGGGAGTTTTTTCAAATCCCACATATTGGGGTGCCCTACAGTGGTGTCCATGGATCCAGAGGTGAACAGATACATCCTAATGAATGAAGCCAAAGGGCTGGTTCCTGGCTACCCACAATCCATGTTGGATATTTTGGGAAAATGCAACATTGCAGCAGTCCATGGCTCCACTCACAAGTACATGAGAGGGGCACTGCTTGCCCTCATCAACCCTACCATGATCAGAGACCAGATTTTGCCCAAAATTGATGAGTTCATGAGATCCCACCTCACAGGCTGGGACAACCAAGTTATCAACATtcaagaaaaaaccaaagag ATGGCACTTTTATCATCTCTGAAGCAGATTGCAGGCATTGAATCAAGCTCAATCACTCCAGCATTCAAGACAGAGTTCTTCAAGCTTGTGCTAGGCACCATTTCATTGCCTATTGATCTTCCTGGCACGAATTATTGCCGCGGTTTTCAG GCAAGGAAGAATATTGTAAACATGTTGGAAAAGCTTATAGAGGAGAGAAGAGCTTCCAAAGAAGTCCATCAGGACATGCTTGGCTGCTTACTGAGAAGtgatgaaaacaaaaacaaactaagTGACGAAGAAATAATCGATATGGTCGTCACGATTTTGTATTCGGGTTATGAGACCGTTTCGACTACTTCCATGATGGCTGTCAAGTACCTCCATGATCATCCCAAAGTGCTTGAAGAACTCAGA AAAGAGCATTTGGCAattagagaaaagaaaaatccaGAGGACCCAATTGACTGGAACGACTTGAAATCTATGAAGTTTACTCGTGCG GTAATATTTGAGACCTCAAGATTAGCCACCATTGTGAATGGGGTATTAAGAAAAACCACTCAAGATATGGAACTAAATG GATATTTGATTCCGAAAGGATGGAGAATCTATGTGTATACAAGAGAGATTAATTATGACTCCTTTCTGTATCCGGAACCTTTAACCTTCAACCCATGGAGATGGCTG GACAGGAGCTTGGAGTCTTCAACCTTCTTCTTTATATTTGGAGGTGGCACCAGACTCTGTCCAGGAAAGGAGCTAGGGATAGCAGAAATTTCAACTTTCCTGCACTACTTTGTAACTAGATACAG GTGGGAAGAAGTTGGGGGAGACAAACTGATGAAATTTCCAAGAGTAGAGGCCCCGAATGGACTGCACCTTAGGGTTTCATCTTACTGA
- the LOC126583967 gene encoding UDP-arabinopyranose mutase 3, whose product MASATPLLTDELDIVIPTIRNLDFLEMWRPFLQPYHLIIVQDGDPTETIKVPDGFDYELYNRNDINRILGPRSSCISFKDSACRCFGYMVSKKKYIFTIDDDCFVATDPSGKPVNALEQHIKNILSPSTPFFFNTLYDPFRDGADFVRGYPFSLREGVPTAVSHGLWLNIPDYDAPTQLVKPLERNTRFVDAVLTIPKGTLFPMCGMNLAFDRDLIGPAMYFGLMGDGQPIGRYDDMWAGWCTKVITDHLGLGVKTGLPYIYHSKASNPFVNLRKEYKGIFWQEEIIPFFQSAVLPKDCTTVQACYIELSKQVKEKLSKVDPYFDKLADAMVTWIEAWDELNPNGPGAKLANGKAK is encoded by the exons ATGGCTTCAGCGACACCCCTTTTGACGGATGAGCTCGACATTGTGATCCCGACCATCAGAAACCTCGACTTCCTCGAGATGTGGCGGCCGTTCCTGCAGCCCTACCACCTCATCATCGTCCAGGACGGTGATCCGACGGAGACCATCAAGGTCCCCGACGGCTTCGACTACGAGCTCTACAACCGCAACGACATTAACAGGATTCTGGGTCCGAGGTCGTCCTGCATTTCGTTCAAAGACTCTGCCTGCCGATGCTTTGGTTACATGGTCTCCAAGAAGAAGTACATCTTCACCATCGACGATGACTGCTTT GTTGCAACAGACCCATCTGGCAAACCAGTAAATGCACTGGAGCAACACATCAAGAACATCCTTTCACCATCCACCCCatttttcttcaacaccttgTATGATCCCTTCAGAGACGGTGCGGATTTTGTTCGTGGATACCCTTTCAGTCTCCGTGAGGGTGTTCCGACAGCTGTCTCTCACGGTCTCTGGCTCAACATCCCGGATTATGATGCACCAACACAGCTTGTGAAGCCACTTGAGAGAAACACCAG ATTTGTGGATGCTGTTCTGACAATCCCAAAGGGCACATTGTTCCCAATGTGTGGGATGAACTTGGCTTTCGACCGCGACCTCATCGGCCCCGCAATGTACTTCGGACTCATGGGTGACGGTCAACCAATTGGACGTTACGACGATATGTGGGCTGGCTGGTGCACCAAG GTGATAACAGATCATTTGGGGCTTGGAGTGAAGACAGGGCTGCCATATATCTACCACAGCAAAGCCAGCAATCCATTTGTGAACCTGAGGAAGGAGTACAAGGGCATCTTCTGGCAGGAAGAGATCATCCCATTCTTCCAGTCTGCTGTCCTTCCCAAAGACTGCACCACCGTGCAAGCATGCTACATTGAGCTCTCCAAGCAGGTCAAGGAGAAGCTCAGCAAGGTCGATCCCTACTTCGACAAGCTGGCCGACGCCATGGTCACATGGATTGAAGCTTGGGATGAGCTCAACCCTAATGGTCCTGGAGCTAAACTGGCCAACGGCAAGgccaagtga